Proteins encoded within one genomic window of Lysinibacillus louembei:
- a CDS encoding glycosyltransferase family 4 protein, with amino-acid sequence MIYVSLIVAFIAAIVLTPLVKRLAFRIGAVDAPNYRKVHAKIMPRLGGLAIFGAFLIGVAVLRPESEYTLAIILGAVIIVATGVVDDMYQISAKAKMLGQIAAAAVIVFVGGIDIDFINLPFGGILDFGFLSIPLTIIWIVGITNAINLIDGLDGLAAGVSTIALITLAGMAFNMGNMFVLVMAAILAASTIGFLFYNFHPAKIFMGDTGALFLGFMIAVFSLLGFKNVTVISFIIPVIMLGVPISDTFFAIVRRARMKKKWSDPDKSHLHHRLIDMGFSHRQTVLIIYGIASMFGLAAVIFSMSTVWGAILLVTVILVAIELFVEIIGLAGKNYKPLLNLVRIFNK; translated from the coding sequence ATGATTTACGTGTCTTTAATTGTCGCATTTATTGCGGCTATTGTACTAACTCCACTTGTGAAGCGTTTAGCCTTTCGAATTGGTGCTGTCGATGCACCAAACTACCGTAAAGTGCATGCGAAAATTATGCCACGATTAGGTGGACTAGCCATTTTTGGTGCTTTTTTAATCGGCGTAGCTGTGCTGAGACCAGAAAGTGAGTATACGCTAGCGATCATTTTAGGGGCAGTTATTATTGTTGCAACAGGTGTTGTAGACGATATGTATCAAATCTCTGCCAAAGCTAAAATGCTTGGGCAAATTGCAGCAGCAGCAGTTATCGTATTTGTTGGCGGTATTGATATTGATTTCATCAATTTACCATTCGGTGGTATTTTAGATTTTGGCTTTTTAAGTATTCCTCTTACAATTATTTGGATTGTGGGTATTACGAATGCCATTAACTTAATTGATGGACTTGATGGCTTAGCGGCAGGTGTTTCGACAATTGCTTTAATTACGCTTGCAGGAATGGCCTTCAATATGGGAAATATGTTTGTACTTGTGATGGCAGCTATTTTAGCAGCAAGCACAATTGGTTTTTTATTTTACAATTTCCACCCAGCGAAAATTTTTATGGGTGACACAGGCGCATTATTTTTAGGCTTTATGATTGCTGTTTTCTCACTATTAGGATTTAAAAATGTAACAGTAATTTCATTTATTATTCCTGTTATTATGTTAGGTGTACCGATTTCTGATACATTTTTCGCCATTGTACGTCGCGCGCGTATGAAGAAAAAGTGGTCTGATCCAGACAAATCACATTTACACCATCGCTTAATCGATATGGGCTTCTCGCATCGCCAAACAGTATTAATTATTTACGGTATTGCAAGTATGTTCGGCCTAGCAGCAGTTATTTTCTCAATGTCCACGGTATGGGGAGCGATTTTATTAGTAACCGTTATTTTAGTGGCAATTGAGCTGTTTGTCGAAATTATCGGATTAGCAGGGAAGAACTACAAACCATTGTTGAATTTAGTACGTATTTTTAATAAATAA